CGCGAACCGCACGAGGTTCTCGCCCGCGGGACCGATCGTGGCGACGCGGATGCGCGGGTCGCCGAGCTCGGCGAGGATCGCGTCCTCCACCTCGCCGGTGATCTTGCCCCAGAGGCGCCCCGCATCCCGGATCTCGACGGCCGCGTCGGCGATCCAGAGGTAGACGGGCGCCGGCGAGACGCCGTGGACGACGATCCCGTCCCAGCCCGCGCGCTTGAGCTCCGCGCCCCAGTACCCCCCGGACTCCGACTCGCCGAAGCCGCCGGTGAGCGGCGACTTCGCGCCCACGCTGTGACGCCCGGCGCCGGGCACGGGGGCGCCGGTGATGACGCCGGGGGCGATGACGAGGATGTTGTCGGGGCCGAGCGGGTCGGCGCCCTTCGGCACGTGCTTCAATAGATAGTGGGCGATCAGGCCCCGGCCGCCCGCGTAGCGGCGGAAGAAGGCGTCGCCGGGCTCCTCGATCCAGGTCCGCCGGTCGGAGAGACTCACGTGCAGGATCTTGTTCCAGTAGCCGTAGCGGTCCATGCGATCTCCTGTCGAGCCGCCTTCCATCGGTGAGAGCAGCATGACGTCGGCGCCGTCGCGCAGCGGCGTGTCCCGCGCCGCCAGCTCGCCGTCCACCGCCGCTGTCACCTCGGCGTCGGGCGCGACGCCGATCGTGGCGAGCAGGTCGGCCAGCGTGGCGCCGTCGCGGACCGTGAAGCGCTGGGGCCCCTCGGCCCCGCGCGGCAGGAAGCGCCTGAGGTCGGCGAAGAGCGTGACGGTCACGGTCATGGTCCCGCCAGGAGTATACCCATCTTGCGCGGCCGGGCGGGGTGCGTTACGTTCGAGGCCCATTCCGTCCCAAAGGAGGCCGACAGTGATCTACGAGATTCGGACCTACCGCATCGCTCCGGGCAGCCTGGCCGAGGTCGAGAAGCGCTTCGGCGAGGCCTACCAGTACCGGAAGAAGTATTCCGAGCTGACGGCCTTCCTGCACACGGAGATCGGGCCGCTCAACGAGATCGTTCACATCTGGCCCTACCGGGATCTCGCCGACCGGGACCGCATCCGGGCCGAGGCGGCGAAGGACGCGAACTGGAACCCGGGCATCCAGGAGTTCATCCGCGAGATGCGCTCGGAGATCATCGTGCCGTTCGGCTTCGTCCCCGAGCCCCGTCCGGGCAAGGTGGGACCGATCTTCGAGCTTCGCTACTACACGCTGAAGCCCCGCACGCTCCCCGACGTGGCGAAGGGCTGGGAGGCGAAGCTCCCCGAGCGCATGAAGCTCTCGCCCGTGGTGCTCGCCGGAGGCGTCGAGTTCGGCCGGGCCAACGGCTTCGTCCACATCTGGGCCTACGGCAGCCTCGACCAGCGCGCCAAGGTGCGCGACGAGGCGAGGCAGAAGGGCGTGTGGCCGCCGCCGGGCGGCGCCGACCGGCTCCTGACGCAGGAGAACAAGGTCCTCCTGCCCGCCGCCTTTTCGCCGCTCCAGTAGCCTTCGCGGTCGTCGCGGGGCGCCGGAGTCCGCCGGCGCCCCGCACCTCAGAGCCTCGAAAAGGAGACGACGATGGGGCAGGGCTTCGCGTTGTTCGCCGGCACGACGCCGGAGATCATCCGCGCGTGCGCGCGGGAAGCCGAGGCGCTCGGGTACACCTCCTTCTGGGTGAACCATCCCGGCTCGACCGACGGCCTCGTGGCCCTGGGCCTGGCGTCGCGGCAGACGGAGCGGATCGAGGTCGGCATCGGGGTGATCCCGCTCCACACGCGCGGGCCGGAGAGTATCGTCCAGGGCGTGCGCGCGAACGTGCTGCCGCTCGAGCGGCTCCTCCTCGGGGTGGGGAGCCCGAACCCAGACTCCCTCAAGCGCGTGCGCGACGGGGTGGCCGCGCTACGGTCCCAACTCCAGACGCGCATCGTCGTGGCCGCCCTCGGTCCCAAGATGTGCCACCTCGCCGG
This region of Candidatus Methylomirabilota bacterium genomic DNA includes:
- a CDS encoding aldehyde ferredoxin oxidoreductase N-terminal domain-containing protein; amino-acid sequence: MTVTVTLFADLRRFLPRGAEGPQRFTVRDGATLADLLATIGVAPDAEVTAAVDGELAARDTPLRDGADVMLLSPMEGGSTGDRMDRYGYWNKILHVSLSDRRTWIEEPGDAFFRRYAGGRGLIAHYLLKHVPKGADPLGPDNILVIAPGVITGAPVPGAGRHSVGAKSPLTGGFGESESGGYWGAELKRAGWDGIVVHGVSPAPVYLWIADAAVEIRDAGRLWGKITGEVEDAILAELGDPRIRVATIGPAGENLVRFACIANDLNEVAGRTGMGAVMGSKRLKAIAVRGKIPVKIADQPGLLAIAKWVSGTMDEKHRAFHEFGTGAAMQGKSLEGGMPVLNYRLGASDTVAKVDAIAVRDQVRVRMGACYACSVRCKKVVHIEQREETAREAAETIYKGRAKVGVDPLGRYRVDPRYGGPEYESLASLGVNLGLDDLIAICKSNEMCNYLGMDTVSLGATLAWAMECFEKG
- a CDS encoding NIPSNAP family protein → MIYEIRTYRIAPGSLAEVEKRFGEAYQYRKKYSELTAFLHTEIGPLNEIVHIWPYRDLADRDRIRAEAAKDANWNPGIQEFIREMRSEIIVPFGFVPEPRPGKVGPIFELRYYTLKPRTLPDVAKGWEAKLPERMKLSPVVLAGGVEFGRANGFVHIWAYGSLDQRAKVRDEARQKGVWPPPGGADRLLTQENKVLLPAAFSPLQ